The window ATTTCCCTCGCATGTCTTATGCCGAAGCCATGACTCGTTACGGTTCGGATAAGCCAGATTTACGTAACCCACTTGAGTTGGTCGATGTTGCCGACTTATTAAAAGACGTTGAGTTTAAAGTATTCTCAGGTCCTGCTAACGATGAGAAAGGTCGTGTTGCCGTTATCTGTGTACCAGGTGGTGCAGAGAAGTTCTCTCGTAAGAACATTGATGAATACGGCAAGTTCGTAGGTATCTACGGTGCTAAAGGTTTGGCCTGGATGAAGGTTAATGACCGTGCTGCTGGCATGGAAGGCATTCAATCGCCAATTCTTAAGTTCTTACCAGAAGATGCGGTAAACGGTTTGCTTGAACGAACTAACGCACAAAGTGGTGATATCATTTTCTTCGGTGCTGATAACTACACCGTAGTTACTGAAGCCATGGGCGCGCTACGCCTTAAGCTTGGTGAAGACTTAGACATCGTTAGCGATGAGTGGAAGCCTCTTTGGGTTGTAGACTTCCCAATGTTTGAAGAAGTGGATGGTCACATGCACGCGCTGCATCACCCATTCACTGCACCTTCTGAACTAAACGCAGAAGAGCTGGAAGCAAATCCAGTAGGCGCGCTTTCTAATGCCTACGATATGGTTCTCAATGGCTGTGAATTAGGTGGTGGTTCTGTTCGTATCCACGACCAGGCAATGCAGGCTGCCGTATTCCGTATCCTTGGTATTAGCGATGAAGAAGCCGAAGAGAAGTTTGGCTTCCTACTTGAAGCTTTGCGTTACGGTACGCCGCCACACGCAGGTTTAGCATTTGGTCTTGACCGTTTGGTCATGTTAATGACAGGCGCAACCTCTATTCGTGACGTAATGGCATTCCCGAAAACCACGACAGCGGCTTGCCCATTAACCAACGCACCAGGCAAAGCCAACCCAGCACAATTAGCGGAACTTGGCGTCCAAATCGTTGCGGAAGAGAAAAAGTCTGAAGACTAATTCCCTTACAACCTAGAAGCCAAAACCTAAATCCCAAAAGCCGGCGACAAGCACTTTGTCCCCGGCTTTTTTAATGGAATCCTATTTTCAGATAAACAATCATTTATGCGATCAGTTTTCTGATGACATAAAATCTTGCCTCATTTAAACTAGCGACAAATAATAACGGCAAGAATAATACAGACATTGAGCATCATCTTAGGCATAGATCCCGGCTCCAGAATTACCGGCTATGGCATCATTGAAAAAAAAGGTCGCACCTTCAACTATCTAGGCAGCGGTTGTATTAAGACGTTGGCGGCGGGGGATGACCAATCAAAGCGCTTGCAGATAATTTTTGCCGGCGTATCAGAACTGATTATTCAATATAGACCGGATTTATTCGCCATTGAGCAAGTGTTTATGGGTCTTAACCCTTCTGGGGCACTTAAGCTTGGACAAGCGCGTGGCGCAGCCATGGTTGCTGCAACCAATAACAATGTACCCGTGGCCGAATATTCAGCCAGACAGATCAAACAATCTGTGGTGGGAACCGGTGCTGCAGATAAGACACAGGTGCAGCATATGGTGGCATCGATATTAAAACTGCCGGGTACGCCACAAGCCGATGCCGCTGACGCATTAGCGGTCGCTATTTGCCATGGCCACAGTTATGATTCCTTGGTGAAAATGGCGGGGCAGGCATCGAAAACCGTTCGTGGCCGTTTACGCTAATCAATCCACTTATATCCCCAGCGATTTCACAAATTCCGCAATTAAAAATTGACATCACTGTATATATATATAGTATTTGAGTTATCCAAGAATAGTAACAACTCAATCGCATCTGGTATTGATAACCACACAGGTATATTGCCTGTGATCAGTAATTCTGCCAGAGCGCATGTAATCAGGGCGAGGAAAGCAACGTGATAGGACGATTAAGAGGAACCGTGGTAGATAAACAACCACCGGAAATTTTAATTGAGTGTGGTGGGGTGGGATACGAAGTCACATTACCCATGACCAGCTTTTACCATTTACCCAAACTCGACGAAGAAGCCATTATCTATACCCACTTTGCGGTACGGGAAGATGCCCAACAATTGTATGGCTTTGCCAATGTTACCGAACGTAAGCTATTCCGCTTGCTTATTAAAGTAAATGGCGTCGGGCCAAAACTGGCTCTGGCCATTCTGTCAAACATGTCATCGTCTCAATTTGTGCACTGTGTACAAATCGACGACGTAGCCACCATTGTAAAAATTCCAGGTGTAGGTAAGAAAACCGCTGAGCGCCTATTGATAGAAATGCGCGACAGACTAAAAGACTGGGGGCAGGATATCGCCACGCCGAACGCCGATGAGTTTGCCTTACAAAGCGAAGAGGTTGGCTCTACGTTTGTTTCCGTTGCTAATGAAAAAGACGATGCGATAACGGCATTGGTATCGTTAGGCTACAAACAGAATCAGGCGGAAAAAGCCGTTTCTGGCGTGCATCAGGATGGCATGAGCTCGGAAGAGTTAATTCGTGATGCATTGAAATCTATGTTATAACCAGCGTTATAACAAAACCTGTAAGCAACCTTTGGTCAAACCATAAAGATGATAGAAGCGGATCGTTTAATACAACCTACTTCCACAACCCGTGAAGAAGAAACCATCGACAGGGCAATACGCCCGAAAATGCTCGCCGATTACACCGGCCAGGAGCATGTAAAAGAGCAGATGGAAATCTTTATTGAGGCGGCAAAAAAACGAAATGAACCGCTGGATCATTTGTTGATTTTTGGGCCTCCAGGCTTGGGTAAAACTACGTTAGCGAATATCGTTGCTAACGAGATGGGCGTCAATATTCGCACGACCTCGGGGCCGGTATTGGAAAAGGCCGGCGATCTCGCGGCGCTGTTAACCAACCTTGAAGAAAATGACGTGTTGTTTATTGATGAAATTCACCGTTTGAGTCCTGTGGTTGAGGAAGTTTTATATCCGGCGATGGAAGATTATCAGCTCGATATCATGATAGGTGAGGGTCCAGCAGCTCGCTCCATTAAGTTAGATTTACCACCCTTTACCTTGATTGGCGCAACAACCCGCGCCGGCGCGTTAACTTCTCCTTTGCGCGATCGTTTCGGTATCGTGCAACGTCTGGAATTTTACAAAGTCGAAGATTTAACCGATATCATTGCCCGCAGTGCTCACTTTTTAAATGTTGAACTGGATAACGAAGGCGCAATTGAAGTTGCTCGTCGCTCGCGTGGCACGCCACGTATTGGTAACCGCTTATTGCGTCGTGTCAGGGATTTCGCTGAAGTTAAAAATGATGGTACCGCAGATCAAGAGATCGCTTCAAAAGCTTTGAATATGTTGGAAGTGGATAGCGAAGGCTTTGATTTAATGGACCGCAAACTGCTGCTAGCCATTATTGATAAATTTATGGGCGGACCGGTTGGTCTGGACAATGTCGCCGCGGCAATTGGTGAAGAGCGCGATACCATTGAAGATGTAATTGAACCATTTTTGATTCAGCAAGGATTTTTACAGCGGACTCCTCGTGGCCGCATGGTTACGGAGAGAGCCTATTTGCACTTTGGCTTGGATAAACCAGAACGGTAACTTCTTTAAACAGGGCAGCGTATTGAGTCTTTAACAGCTGCCCATTCTGTATTCTCTTTTCTTATAAAAAAATATTAGCGATGTTGATTACTGCCAAAATAAGTATCGCTAAAAAAGTGCCCAAGACGCCGACAAAACGTTGCCAGCTTGTTCCCGCAGTTTTGCTCACACCAATGGCGTGCAAAAATCGACAGGTTACTAAAGCGCCGCCGATCGCGTGCAGCAACATTGG is drawn from Thalassotalea sp. PS06 and contains these coding sequences:
- the aspS gene encoding aspartate--tRNA ligase, with amino-acid sequence MRSVYCGEVNESHIGQEVTLCGWVNRRRDLGAVIFLDLRDREGIVQVVYDPDFPEVLEKANTLRNEFCVQVKGKVRARPEGQVNKDMATGAVEVLGLELTILNKAAPLPLTLDDHQNNSEEQRLKYRYLDLRRPEMTERLRFRAKVTSAVRESLESQGFMDIETPILTAATPEGARDYLVPSRTHKGSFFALPQSPQLFKQLLMMSGMERYYQIVKCFRDEDLRADRQPEFTQIDIETSFMTADQVMEVTETMIRDLFSKLLNVDLGDFPRMSYAEAMTRYGSDKPDLRNPLELVDVADLLKDVEFKVFSGPANDEKGRVAVICVPGGAEKFSRKNIDEYGKFVGIYGAKGLAWMKVNDRAAGMEGIQSPILKFLPEDAVNGLLERTNAQSGDIIFFGADNYTVVTEAMGALRLKLGEDLDIVSDEWKPLWVVDFPMFEEVDGHMHALHHPFTAPSELNAEELEANPVGALSNAYDMVLNGCELGGGSVRIHDQAMQAAVFRILGISDEEAEEKFGFLLEALRYGTPPHAGLAFGLDRLVMLMTGATSIRDVMAFPKTTTAACPLTNAPGKANPAQLAELGVQIVAEEKKSED
- the ruvC gene encoding crossover junction endodeoxyribonuclease RuvC, with translation MSIILGIDPGSRITGYGIIEKKGRTFNYLGSGCIKTLAAGDDQSKRLQIIFAGVSELIIQYRPDLFAIEQVFMGLNPSGALKLGQARGAAMVAATNNNVPVAEYSARQIKQSVVGTGAADKTQVQHMVASILKLPGTPQADAADALAVAICHGHSYDSLVKMAGQASKTVRGRLR
- the ruvA gene encoding Holliday junction branch migration protein RuvA, with the translated sequence MIGRLRGTVVDKQPPEILIECGGVGYEVTLPMTSFYHLPKLDEEAIIYTHFAVREDAQQLYGFANVTERKLFRLLIKVNGVGPKLALAILSNMSSSQFVHCVQIDDVATIVKIPGVGKKTAERLLIEMRDRLKDWGQDIATPNADEFALQSEEVGSTFVSVANEKDDAITALVSLGYKQNQAEKAVSGVHQDGMSSEELIRDALKSML
- the ruvB gene encoding Holliday junction branch migration DNA helicase RuvB, whose amino-acid sequence is MIEADRLIQPTSTTREEETIDRAIRPKMLADYTGQEHVKEQMEIFIEAAKKRNEPLDHLLIFGPPGLGKTTLANIVANEMGVNIRTTSGPVLEKAGDLAALLTNLEENDVLFIDEIHRLSPVVEEVLYPAMEDYQLDIMIGEGPAARSIKLDLPPFTLIGATTRAGALTSPLRDRFGIVQRLEFYKVEDLTDIIARSAHFLNVELDNEGAIEVARRSRGTPRIGNRLLRRVRDFAEVKNDGTADQEIASKALNMLEVDSEGFDLMDRKLLLAIIDKFMGGPVGLDNVAAAIGEERDTIEDVIEPFLIQQGFLQRTPRGRMVTERAYLHFGLDKPER